The following proteins are co-located in the Flammeovirga kamogawensis genome:
- a CDS encoding aminotransferase class I/II-fold pyridoxal phosphate-dependent enzyme, giving the protein MASLTKKELQKKYDEYKAQGLALDMTRGKPGAEQLDLSLPMLDLVTSKDYKTLAGADTRNYGGLDGIPEMKEIFKDFLEVSSTDEVIVGGNSSLTLMHDTIARAMSHGFPESKKPWGQQSKVKFLCPSPGYDRHFSVCEHFGIEMITVPMTDKGPDMDVVEKLVAEDKSIKGIWVVPKYSNPTGITCSKKTVKRLAKMTTAAKDFRIMWDNAYTVHHLSKEQDELENILEACKKEGNDERVLIYGSFSKISFAGAGVAGMGASASNINWMKAHLSMSTIGPDKINQVRHARFFKDFKGVQKHMKKHAAIIAPKFDAVIEILEKELGGKKIATWTVPKGGYFISLDVPKGTAKQVVKLASDAGVKLTAAGATFPYMKDPKDENIRIAPTLPSMGEIKLAMRVLAVCVQLAAAKK; this is encoded by the coding sequence ATGGCTTCACTAACAAAGAAAGAATTACAAAAGAAGTACGATGAGTACAAAGCACAAGGTTTAGCTTTGGACATGACAAGAGGTAAACCAGGTGCAGAGCAACTTGACCTATCATTACCTATGTTAGATTTAGTTACTTCTAAAGATTACAAAACTCTTGCAGGCGCTGACACTCGTAACTACGGTGGGTTAGATGGTATTCCTGAGATGAAAGAGATTTTCAAAGATTTCTTAGAAGTTTCTTCTACTGATGAAGTAATTGTTGGTGGCAACTCATCACTTACTTTAATGCATGATACAATTGCAAGAGCAATGTCTCATGGTTTTCCTGAAAGCAAGAAGCCTTGGGGACAACAATCTAAAGTGAAGTTCTTATGCCCATCTCCAGGATATGACAGACACTTTTCTGTTTGTGAGCATTTCGGTATTGAAATGATTACAGTTCCTATGACAGACAAAGGGCCTGACATGGATGTAGTAGAGAAATTAGTTGCGGAAGATAAAAGTATTAAAGGTATTTGGGTAGTGCCTAAATATTCTAATCCTACAGGTATTACGTGTTCTAAGAAAACAGTGAAGCGTCTTGCTAAGATGACTACTGCTGCTAAGGACTTCCGTATTATGTGGGATAATGCTTATACAGTACATCATTTATCAAAAGAGCAAGATGAATTAGAAAACATCCTTGAAGCTTGTAAAAAAGAAGGAAATGACGAGAGAGTATTGATTTACGGTTCATTTTCTAAAATATCTTTTGCAGGTGCTGGTGTTGCTGGTATGGGTGCATCTGCATCTAACATCAATTGGATGAAAGCACACTTATCAATGTCTACAATTGGACCTGATAAAATCAACCAAGTAAGACATGCTCGTTTCTTCAAAGATTTTAAAGGTGTTCAAAAACACATGAAGAAACACGCTGCTATTATTGCTCCTAAATTTGATGCAGTAATAGAGATTTTAGAAAAAGAATTAGGCGGTAAGAAAATTGCTACTTGGACAGTTCCAAAGGGTGGTTATTTTATTAGTCTTGATGTTCCAAAAGGTACAGCAAAACAAGTGGTTAAATTAGCTTCTGATGCAGGTGTTAAATTAACTGCTGCAGGTGCTACATTCCCTTATATGAAGGACCCTAAGGACGAAAATATTCGTATTGCTCCTACTTTACCTTCTATGGGTGAAATTAAGTTAGCTATGCGTGTTTTAGCAGTTTGTGTACAATTAGCTGCTGCTAAAAAATAG
- a CDS encoding CHAT domain-containing protein translates to MINKYTIFLLGIFLLLFSSVNVKADKINDKIDNILQVSQKYADDGEYKKAIEWNYKALQLAKKRDSALIDVLYQRARYQLALTQFEDFETSTNAFLTIAKKRKNGEFGYVYTLLLASDLYIQYSDIVSASNLFNEALEIMEANNKLTILAERSSDYAMLKTKVQTQLNLEKGFYTEAITQISDWQKFDYDLATSSSATLYHTRSNKFKEKSFSNREKIRLKRKYAFSLTTEGKLYRLMGDYQAADSILLKAENWIKENIRTDDESYIVNYHERTLNLIESKVDPLEPKKMLEKNIYRAERVLGISHKVYFDIQEDLVDYYAWQRFNFKGDKTQWDFDTNTSLYFGKNSLKQAKSERLIAKDYYLRGNFNKSLNKVNDVFAEASVPKNHKEYILINELLYKIGIAIEDQELAQNALNEYINATEKTIGNDALAYHIAKVEEATYFTIFTDKFELADSIFTEHLPVIENRLNPHHYKRLEAERERANYYSLMGQTEKAATLSASIKKAYADYYGEDHLEYASGLQGTAAYAMDLGNYSEADAQISELLSLYEKHHYRKGTQNIEHAKALETAARFQAITGQYDEATNNLTYANRLSKKSPGKIASSSFADTHAIVYLKKEYFSQAEDIINQSLEHRIERFGTSSRLLIVPYTQLARLSYLKGEYIAADSIALKAFTISEAIFGEDAKQSIDPLEVQSEIAVAMGNYEFAQEVTQKQIKISKEIYGDRHTEVAKGYTQLALIDLYMGYDPNDVLYLFKDAVDIIAVQLGKDNPVFAIALKNFALAKIEVGKYNEAEDLLKQANQIWIDKLGNDTNTNSAEIESLLGDLEMRREKFTEAQVYYTSSQKTYGKIFHSTHPLYIKTTLKRSQAYFGEGKYTKAEKYAQITLKEHTNFIEKYFPVLSAKEKSKYWQSIRNDYDFFYSLTLKSGKKKLNRLMFNYALETKPLLLSSSVKIRNQIINSGDTLLIKEFNDWVEKKEVLTLAYSMSVEQQLDENINVKALEREINVLEKQLSERSSIFADNTSNAPSWKNIQKTLKEGEAAVEIVRFRNFTNVYTDSITYAALIITAKTSSAPIVKVIPNGNTLEDESLGFYKSNLIFGFPDDESYTSFWKPIHEIVGEGTTVYLSSDGVYNQINLESIPVDIDKGDYIIDHNHIVLTSTTSDLLTPSKEEDKNMNISLFGNPVFYKDLSPDQYNTYTSRAITQLPGTYKEIKALDKLLRTEDHTIDLVYLNKQATETAVKELESPRVFHIATHGFFLDDIDGNGTQSLFKKQETINPLLRSGLLLTNAGDLMATDNVYEFNKEEGVLTAYEAMNLNFDNTELVVLSACETGKGDNKIGEGVYGLQRAFLVAGADNIIMSLFEVSDEATQKLMTNFYHLWLKEGHNKRLAFEMAKKELREEYPEPKYWGAFIMLGKI, encoded by the coding sequence ATGATTAATAAATATACTATATTCTTATTAGGCATTTTCCTACTCTTATTTTCATCTGTAAATGTAAAGGCAGATAAAATTAATGACAAGATTGATAACATCTTACAAGTTAGTCAGAAATATGCTGACGATGGAGAATACAAAAAAGCCATAGAGTGGAATTACAAAGCTTTACAGTTAGCTAAAAAAAGAGATTCCGCACTAATTGATGTTCTTTACCAAAGAGCTAGATACCAACTAGCATTAACACAGTTTGAAGATTTTGAAACATCTACAAATGCTTTTCTTACAATTGCGAAGAAAAGAAAAAATGGTGAGTTTGGTTATGTATACACATTATTGCTTGCTTCAGATTTATACATTCAATACTCTGATATTGTGAGTGCTTCTAATTTATTTAATGAAGCATTAGAAATTATGGAAGCGAATAATAAACTTACAATTTTAGCAGAGCGCTCTTCGGACTATGCAATGCTAAAAACTAAAGTACAAACGCAACTTAATTTAGAAAAAGGTTTCTATACAGAGGCTATAACTCAAATATCTGATTGGCAAAAATTTGATTATGATTTAGCAACAAGTTCAAGTGCTACTTTATATCATACAAGATCAAATAAGTTTAAAGAAAAAAGTTTTTCTAATAGAGAAAAAATTAGACTTAAACGTAAATATGCTTTTAGTTTAACTACTGAAGGAAAACTTTACCGTTTAATGGGAGACTACCAAGCTGCGGATAGTATTTTACTAAAAGCAGAAAATTGGATTAAAGAAAACATACGTACTGATGACGAGAGTTACATTGTAAACTATCATGAACGTACACTTAACTTAATCGAAAGTAAAGTAGACCCATTAGAGCCTAAAAAAATGCTCGAAAAAAATATTTATAGAGCAGAACGTGTTTTAGGAATTAGTCATAAAGTCTATTTTGATATTCAAGAAGATTTAGTAGACTACTATGCTTGGCAACGTTTTAATTTTAAGGGTGATAAAACACAATGGGACTTTGATACAAACACTTCTCTTTACTTTGGAAAAAATAGTTTGAAACAAGCTAAATCAGAAAGATTAATTGCTAAAGACTATTACTTACGAGGTAACTTTAACAAATCATTAAATAAAGTAAATGATGTTTTTGCAGAAGCTTCTGTTCCTAAAAACCATAAAGAATACATTTTAATTAATGAATTACTTTATAAAATTGGAATTGCCATTGAAGACCAAGAACTAGCTCAGAATGCATTGAATGAATACATCAATGCTACAGAAAAAACAATTGGTAACGATGCACTCGCATATCACATTGCAAAAGTAGAGGAAGCTACGTACTTCACTATATTTACTGACAAGTTTGAATTGGCTGACAGTATCTTTACTGAGCATTTACCTGTTATTGAAAATCGATTAAATCCGCATCACTATAAAAGACTTGAAGCAGAAAGAGAAAGAGCAAATTATTACTCTTTAATGGGACAAACTGAAAAAGCCGCAACATTAAGTGCTAGTATTAAAAAAGCATATGCAGACTATTACGGTGAAGACCATTTAGAATATGCCTCTGGTTTACAAGGTACAGCTGCTTATGCTATGGACTTAGGCAACTATTCTGAAGCTGATGCTCAAATTTCTGAACTGTTAAGTTTATACGAGAAACATCATTACAGAAAAGGAACACAAAATATTGAACATGCAAAAGCTTTAGAAACAGCTGCTCGTTTCCAAGCTATTACAGGCCAGTACGATGAGGCTACAAATAATTTGACTTATGCCAATAGATTATCTAAAAAATCGCCTGGTAAAATTGCATCTTCTAGCTTTGCAGATACACATGCTATTGTTTACTTAAAGAAAGAATATTTCTCTCAAGCTGAAGATATTATCAACCAATCTTTAGAGCATAGAATTGAAAGGTTTGGTACAAGTAGTAGATTGCTAATTGTGCCTTACACGCAACTTGCACGTCTATCATACTTAAAAGGTGAATACATCGCAGCTGATTCTATCGCCTTAAAAGCATTTACTATTAGTGAAGCTATATTTGGTGAAGATGCAAAGCAATCAATTGATCCTTTAGAAGTTCAATCTGAAATTGCTGTTGCAATGGGTAACTATGAATTCGCTCAAGAAGTTACTCAGAAACAAATAAAAATCTCTAAAGAAATTTATGGAGATAGACATACTGAAGTAGCAAAAGGATACACGCAATTAGCACTTATAGATTTATACATGGGCTATGACCCTAATGATGTATTGTATCTATTTAAAGATGCTGTTGACATCATTGCTGTACAGTTGGGTAAAGACAATCCTGTTTTTGCAATAGCACTTAAAAACTTTGCTTTAGCTAAAATCGAGGTAGGAAAATACAACGAAGCTGAAGATTTATTAAAGCAAGCGAATCAAATTTGGATTGATAAGTTAGGCAATGATACAAACACCAATTCAGCAGAAATAGAATCATTACTTGGTGATCTAGAAATGAGAAGAGAGAAGTTTACTGAAGCACAAGTATATTATACATCTTCTCAGAAAACATATGGTAAAATTTTCCATTCAACACATCCTCTCTACATCAAAACCACTCTAAAAAGGTCTCAAGCCTATTTTGGTGAAGGAAAATATACAAAAGCAGAAAAATATGCTCAAATCACTTTAAAAGAACATACAAACTTTATTGAAAAGTATTTCCCTGTATTAAGTGCAAAAGAAAAATCTAAATATTGGCAATCAATTAGAAATGATTACGATTTCTTCTACAGCCTTACTTTAAAATCTGGCAAAAAGAAGTTGAATCGTTTAATGTTTAATTATGCATTAGAAACAAAGCCTTTATTATTAAGTTCTTCTGTAAAGATTAGAAATCAAATTATTAACAGTGGAGATACTCTTCTTATTAAAGAGTTTAATGATTGGGTAGAGAAAAAAGAAGTACTTACACTTGCTTATTCTATGAGTGTTGAACAACAACTTGATGAAAATATCAATGTTAAGGCACTAGAAAGAGAAATTAATGTTCTTGAAAAACAGCTAAGTGAACGCTCTAGTATATTTGCAGATAACACTTCAAACGCACCATCATGGAAGAACATTCAAAAAACATTGAAAGAGGGTGAAGCTGCTGTGGAAATTGTTCGATTTAGAAATTTCACAAACGTATATACAGACTCTATTACCTACGCTGCTTTAATTATAACAGCTAAAACCTCTTCTGCCCCAATTGTAAAAGTGATTCCAAATGGTAATACTTTAGAAGATGAGAGTTTAGGTTTTTATAAATCAAATCTAATATTTGGTTTCCCTGATGATGAATCATATACTTCTTTCTGGAAACCAATACATGAAATTGTAGGTGAAGGAACAACGGTATATTTATCTTCTGATGGAGTTTACAATCAAATTAATTTAGAATCTATTCCTGTTGATATTGATAAGGGAGATTACATAATTGATCATAACCATATTGTTTTAACAAGTACAACTTCAGATCTTTTGACTCCATCAAAAGAAGAAGATAAAAATATGAATATTTCTCTGTTTGGTAACCCTGTATTCTATAAGGACTTATCTCCAGATCAATACAATACATATACTTCTAGAGCAATTACTCAACTTCCAGGTACTTACAAGGAGATAAAAGCTCTTGATAAATTACTTAGAACTGAAGATCATACGATAGACCTTGTCTATTTAAACAAACAGGCAACGGAAACTGCAGTTAAAGAATTAGAATCTCCTAGAGTATTCCACATTGCAACACACGGTTTCTTCTTAGATGATATAGATGGAAATGGCACTCAGTCTTTATTCAAAAAACAAGAAACAATTAACCCATTACTTAGATCTGGTTTACTTTTAACAAACGCTGGAGATCTAATGGCTACTGATAATGTTTACGAATTTAATAAAGAGGAAGGTGTACTAACTGCTTATGAAGCAATGAACCTTAATTTTGATAATACTGAATTAGTTGTGTTGTCTGCTTGTGAAACAGGTAAAGGTGATAACAAAATTGGTGAAGGAGTTTACGGTTTACAGAGAGCTTTCCTTGTAGCTGGAGCTGATAATATTATTATGAGTTTATTTGAAGTATCTGATGAAGCAACACAGAAATTAATGACTAACTTTTATCATTTATGGTTAAAAGAAGGACATAATAAACGACTTGCTTTTGAAATGGCGAAAAAAGAACTTAGAGAAGAATATCCTGAACCTAAATATTGGGGCGCATTCATTATGCTAGGAAAAATCTAA
- a CDS encoding NUDIX hydrolase, with translation MNEYYNSAYKPLLAIDCVIFGYEQGELKVLLTRRKQDPYKGAWGLATGFLHFGESLHYAAERVLKKQTGLDRIYMDQLSTFGEVDRDPEARVISLVYYALIKVESQTLETLEKNQAQWFSITSLPKLMFDHETMIQMSWGKLRRKSRYQPIGFELLPEKFTLPELQSLYEAIHQKQFDKRNFRKKILATGLLKKLDEKQKGVSKKGAYYYVFEEGKYDELISQGFNFELKSMAFGS, from the coding sequence ATGAACGAATATTATAACAGTGCATATAAACCCTTACTAGCCATAGATTGTGTTATTTTTGGATACGAACAAGGCGAGCTTAAAGTATTACTTACAAGAAGAAAGCAAGATCCATATAAAGGAGCTTGGGGTTTAGCAACCGGTTTTCTTCACTTTGGAGAGTCATTACATTATGCAGCGGAGCGTGTACTTAAAAAGCAAACTGGTTTAGATCGTATTTATATGGATCAACTTAGTACTTTTGGCGAAGTAGATAGAGATCCAGAAGCACGAGTTATTTCATTAGTTTATTATGCTCTAATTAAGGTAGAGTCTCAAACATTAGAGACTTTAGAGAAAAACCAAGCACAATGGTTTTCAATTACTTCTTTACCAAAATTAATGTTTGATCATGAAACAATGATTCAAATGTCATGGGGTAAATTAAGAAGAAAATCAAGATATCAACCAATTGGTTTTGAGTTATTACCAGAGAAATTTACTTTACCAGAATTACAATCGTTATACGAAGCAATTCATCAAAAGCAGTTTGATAAGCGTAACTTTAGAAAGAAAATTTTAGCTACTGGTTTACTTAAAAAGCTTGATGAGAAGCAAAAAGGAGTATCTAAAAAAGGTGCATATTACTATGTATTTGAAGAAGGTAAATATGATGAACTTATTTCTCAAGGTTTCAACTTCGAATTGAAATCTATGGCATTTGGTTCATAA
- a CDS encoding SanA/YdcF family protein: protein MLKKSTLYKKLILVVVVIITSFVILLIGLNNLVSEKSKPYLLDKENINVTCKTGLVLGTSRYLISGGTNPYFKYRIEAASDLIKNHNIEFIIVSGDNRTKAYNEPKVMRKALIEKGVSSKRIVMDYAGLRTLDSVIRTKKVFGQDRFIIISQKFHVERAVYIARYHGIEAYGYVADDVPISKDYYTHIREVFARAKMFLDLYILNTSPKHLGKEEIIK, encoded by the coding sequence ATGTTGAAGAAGTCCACGTTATATAAAAAACTTATTCTAGTAGTTGTAGTCATCATTACTTCCTTTGTTATTCTACTTATCGGACTTAATAATCTAGTAAGTGAAAAGAGTAAACCATATTTACTCGACAAAGAAAATATTAATGTTACCTGCAAAACAGGGTTAGTGTTAGGCACAAGTAGATATTTAATTTCAGGCGGAACAAACCCTTATTTTAAATATAGAATTGAAGCTGCTTCAGATTTAATAAAGAATCATAATATTGAATTTATTATTGTAAGTGGCGACAATAGAACTAAAGCTTATAACGAACCTAAAGTTATGCGCAAAGCTTTAATCGAAAAAGGTGTTAGTAGCAAAAGAATTGTAATGGATTATGCAGGTTTAAGAACTCTTGATTCTGTAATTAGAACTAAAAAGGTTTTTGGACAAGATAGATTTATTATTATTTCTCAAAAATTCCATGTAGAAAGAGCTGTATATATTGCAAGATACCATGGAATTGAAGCTTACGGTTATGTTGCTGACGATGTACCTATAAGTAAAGATTACTATACACACATAAGAGAAGTATTTGCTAGAGCCAAGATGTTTTTGGATTTATACATTCTAAATACATCACCTAAACATTTGGGTAAAGAAGAAATTATTAAATAA
- a CDS encoding group III truncated hemoglobin, which translates to MQDLKDREDVILLVNTFYDKVRQHDELGPFFDEYVKIDWDSHLPRMYDFWESNLFFVSKYKGNPVTAHQSVDKKATIEQKHFGFWLQLWFTTVDELFEGEKANLLKSRARNMSHMLFMRIFNAREN; encoded by the coding sequence ATGCAAGATTTAAAAGACAGAGAGGATGTGATTCTTTTAGTAAATACATTCTACGATAAAGTAAGACAACACGATGAACTAGGTCCTTTTTTTGATGAATATGTAAAAATTGATTGGGATTCTCACCTACCGCGTATGTATGACTTTTGGGAGTCTAACCTCTTTTTTGTTTCTAAATATAAAGGTAATCCAGTCACCGCTCATCAAAGTGTTGATAAAAAAGCGACTATAGAGCAAAAACATTTTGGTTTCTGGTTACAATTATGGTTTACTACTGTAGATGAATTATTTGAAGGAGAAAAAGCAAATCTTCTAAAATCACGTGCTAGGAACATGTCGCACATGCTATTTATGAGAATTTTCAATGCTCGTGAAAATTAA
- a CDS encoding Crp/Fnr family transcriptional regulator, producing the protein MKLKRPDCETCPVRTLSIFECVDKVHLSEISRTKGFSAYKKGEVIFREGQPALGIYILHSGSVKITKTGVMGREQIVTFAKVGEIMGYQPMFLEEEYDISAVTLESSTICFIHRDKIFKLIEEDKDFAYKFIKTALETTKKVTEIVSSLSQKTVRSRVAESILIINQEFGEDDNGFIQTSLSREDLSAMIGTSSESYIRTLKEFKDDGLISTKGKLIKIEKLGELTQIAEIYNYL; encoded by the coding sequence ATGAAATTAAAAAGACCTGATTGCGAAACTTGTCCGGTAAGAACACTTTCTATTTTTGAATGTGTAGATAAAGTACATCTTTCAGAAATTAGTAGAACTAAAGGGTTTTCTGCTTATAAAAAAGGAGAAGTAATTTTTAGAGAGGGGCAACCTGCACTAGGTATTTATATTTTACATAGCGGAAGCGTTAAAATAACAAAGACCGGGGTTATGGGAAGAGAGCAAATTGTAACTTTTGCTAAAGTAGGAGAGATTATGGGGTATCAACCTATGTTCCTTGAAGAAGAATATGATATTTCTGCTGTTACCTTAGAGTCTTCTACAATTTGTTTTATTCATCGAGATAAAATTTTTAAACTAATTGAAGAGGATAAAGATTTTGCCTATAAATTTATTAAAACTGCTTTAGAGACCACAAAAAAAGTGACTGAAATTGTTTCTTCACTTTCTCAAAAAACAGTGAGAAGTAGAGTAGCTGAATCTATTTTAATTATAAATCAAGAGTTTGGAGAAGATGATAATGGCTTTATACAAACGTCTTTAAGTAGAGAGGACTTGTCTGCAATGATTGGAACTTCGTCTGAGTCTTACATTCGAACATTGAAGGAGTTTAAAGACGATGGGTTAATTTCTACAAAAGGGAAATTAATTAAAATAGAAAAACTAGGAGAATTAACACAAATTGCAGAGATATACAATTACCTTTAA
- a CDS encoding tetratricopeptide repeat protein, with protein MSNFYSKYLLTFCFILLSQFVFAQNWMKEGYAFIQQGEVDKAINAFSKEIDFDLLNDAAYLERARMYIQKNDLDAALSDIDQALVINAVKPLGYYLKGYIYLNKNDNKEAIRWFTEAINQDNEYITAYVFRAEAESNLNQLDKALTDYTKVIQLAPTAAMYYHRRGVIYKQTRNYNLALLDFKKALEIDGRIIDAYIDQAEIFTHTQQYDSALVMINKGFELEQDNIKLLSLAGDCYKQTLKFDLAMAAYDRAILYNPSYAYAYCRRGELYAKMNKVNEARTDFNTAIQYAPNYGYAFYNRGVLSAKEKKYVASIEDYDSALVHFPNYYAALIEKGKSELALTKIDNSIATLQKAIRLDESKSYSYALLGNAYLGKSVYDSAIVAFTKAIEISPNYAYAYQQRGYIYKLTKAYDLALEDLNTSISLSSNNAKVFSYRGDVFLEKHEENLAINDYNKALKLFPQFTYVLHQRAWTHIKLHDYEDALEDFSQLNKLGKSKYVDMYGEAVALMELGKLSRSNEILEKAVELYPKYSSAKVLLGYNYAVLGKDNLASDQVENIEASGKNAKEIIGVKGIIAYNNKEYKKALKYFNSALKKSPDNKTVIYYRSLTFDKLGKPSKSSIDRSRALALGYTAQQDYTTKKVLK; from the coding sequence ATGTCTAATTTTTATTCAAAATACCTTTTAACTTTTTGTTTCATCCTATTATCACAATTTGTGTTTGCTCAAAATTGGATGAAAGAAGGGTATGCATTTATTCAACAAGGAGAAGTTGACAAAGCTATTAATGCTTTTTCTAAAGAAATAGATTTTGACTTATTAAACGATGCCGCATATTTAGAAAGGGCTCGTATGTATATTCAAAAGAATGATCTAGACGCTGCATTGTCAGATATTGATCAAGCACTTGTAATTAATGCAGTTAAACCATTAGGCTATTATTTAAAAGGATATATCTATTTAAATAAAAATGATAATAAAGAAGCTATCAGATGGTTTACTGAAGCTATTAATCAAGATAATGAATACATTACTGCTTATGTTTTTAGAGCAGAGGCGGAGAGTAACCTTAATCAATTAGATAAAGCTCTTACGGACTATACTAAAGTTATACAGTTGGCTCCTACTGCAGCTATGTATTACCACCGAAGAGGTGTGATTTATAAACAAACTCGAAACTATAATCTTGCTTTATTAGATTTTAAAAAGGCACTCGAAATAGACGGTAGAATTATTGATGCATATATTGATCAGGCTGAAATTTTTACTCATACGCAACAATATGATTCTGCTTTGGTAATGATTAATAAAGGTTTTGAATTAGAACAAGATAACATTAAACTATTAAGTTTAGCTGGAGATTGTTACAAACAAACATTAAAATTTGATTTAGCAATGGCTGCATACGATAGAGCAATTTTGTATAACCCTAGTTATGCATATGCTTATTGTAGACGTGGCGAGTTGTATGCTAAGATGAATAAAGTAAACGAAGCAAGAACAGACTTTAATACTGCAATTCAGTATGCACCTAATTACGGTTACGCTTTTTACAATAGAGGCGTACTTAGTGCTAAAGAGAAAAAGTATGTTGCTTCAATTGAGGATTATGATAGTGCTCTGGTACATTTTCCTAATTATTACGCTGCGTTAATTGAAAAAGGTAAGTCTGAATTGGCACTTACCAAAATTGATAACTCTATTGCTACTTTACAAAAAGCAATACGTTTAGATGAAAGTAAATCTTACAGTTATGCTTTACTAGGAAATGCATATTTAGGAAAGTCGGTATATGATTCTGCAATTGTAGCCTTTACAAAAGCTATAGAAATTTCTCCAAATTATGCTTATGCTTATCAACAGAGAGGTTATATTTATAAATTGACTAAAGCATATGATTTAGCTTTGGAAGATTTAAATACATCAATTTCTTTATCGTCTAATAATGCAAAAGTATTTTCTTATAGAGGAGATGTATTTTTAGAAAAGCATGAAGAAAACCTAGCAATTAATGATTACAATAAAGCATTGAAATTATTTCCTCAGTTTACATATGTATTACATCAAAGAGCATGGACGCATATAAAATTGCATGATTATGAAGATGCCTTAGAAGATTTTTCTCAACTTAATAAGTTAGGTAAATCAAAGTATGTTGACATGTATGGTGAAGCTGTTGCTTTAATGGAATTAGGTAAATTATCTAGATCAAATGAAATTTTAGAAAAAGCAGTTGAATTGTATCCTAAATATTCTTCGGCCAAAGTACTCTTAGGGTATAATTATGCTGTTTTAGGTAAAGATAATTTGGCTTCTGATCAAGTAGAGAATATAGAAGCATCAGGTAAGAATGCTAAAGAGATTATTGGGGTAAAAGGAATAATTGCTTACAACAATAAAGAATACAAAAAGGCACTTAAATATTTTAATTCAGCACTTAAAAAATCTCCTGATAATAAAACTGTGATATATTACAGGAGTTTGACTTTTGATAAACTAGGTAAGCCTTCTAAATCTTCTATTGATAGAAGTCGAGCATTAGCATTGGGATATACAGCTCAGCAAGATTATACAACTAAAAAAGTGTTGAAATAA
- a CDS encoding murein L,D-transpeptidase catalytic domain family protein yields MNLIKFKLLKLQFLFPFLFVNVFAGNPESANNILKTESENLVLTFYNNAHLEAKGLSYDAFKEGITGYLNLLNEGKIQNKKVLSIIDFSQPSNQKRLYIIDIEKSCLLLNTYVAHGVNSGMLYANRFSNTINSRQSSLGFYKAAETYTGKYGLSLKLDGLEENINHKARERAIVLHPAKYVSQNFINNNGYTGRSFGCPAVSYKDHKKVINYIKGGSVMFIYTNKVDKSDSDLSTLPENTTELFSTYSCIAPKKIQPIYTSNE; encoded by the coding sequence ATGAACCTAATAAAATTTAAACTTTTAAAACTGCAATTTTTATTTCCGTTCTTATTTGTAAATGTATTTGCAGGCAACCCCGAGTCTGCTAATAACATTTTAAAGACAGAATCTGAAAATCTTGTACTAACCTTTTATAATAATGCACACCTTGAAGCTAAAGGTTTATCTTATGATGCATTTAAAGAAGGTATTACTGGATATTTAAATCTTTTAAATGAAGGAAAAATTCAGAATAAAAAAGTTTTAAGTATCATTGACTTTAGTCAGCCGTCTAATCAAAAGCGGCTTTATATTATAGATATAGAAAAATCTTGTTTATTACTAAATACCTATGTTGCTCATGGGGTTAACTCTGGAATGCTCTATGCAAACAGATTCAGTAATACTATAAACTCTAGGCAGAGTAGTTTAGGCTTCTATAAAGCCGCCGAAACTTATACAGGTAAGTATGGTCTATCGCTTAAATTAGATGGATTAGAAGAGAATATAAATCATAAGGCAAGAGAAAGAGCAATTGTTCTTCATCCTGCAAAATATGTTTCTCAAAATTTTATTAATAACAATGGTTATACAGGTAGGAGCTTTGGCTGTCCAGCTGTATCCTACAAAGACCATAAAAAAGTTATTAATTATATAAAAGGCGGAAGTGTAATGTTTATCTATACAAATAAAGTAGATAAATCAGATTCAGACTTATCTACTTTACCAGAGAATACTACTGAGTTATTCTCGACGTATTCTTGTATTGCACCAAAAAAAATACAGCCTATATATACTTCTAATGAATAA